One window of Enterobacter sp. RHBSTW-00175 genomic DNA carries:
- a CDS encoding YqaA family protein has product MSDLLSLSSLFASSFLSATLLPGNSEVVLVAMLLSGVSQPWLLVLIATMGNSLGGLTNVILGRFFPLREKSRWQEKAVGWLKRYGAATLLLSWMPVIGDLLCLLAGWMRISWGPVLFFLCLGKALRYVLVAWVTLQGMTWWH; this is encoded by the coding sequence GTGAGTGACCTGCTGTCACTTTCGTCACTATTCGCCAGCAGTTTTTTAAGCGCCACACTTCTACCGGGTAATTCCGAGGTTGTGCTGGTCGCCATGCTGTTATCGGGAGTGAGTCAGCCGTGGTTGCTGGTATTAATAGCAACAATGGGTAATAGCCTTGGAGGGCTGACTAACGTTATTCTTGGGCGTTTCTTTCCGCTGCGTGAAAAATCGCGCTGGCAGGAAAAGGCAGTTGGCTGGCTAAAACGCTATGGCGCTGCCACGCTGTTATTAAGCTGGATGCCTGTAATAGGTGATTTGCTGTGCCTGCTGGCGGGATGGATGCGCATCTCCTGGGGGCCGGTGCTCTTTTTTTTGTGCCTTGGCAAGGCGTTACGCTATGTTCTCGTGGCATGGGTAACACTACAGGGTATGACGTGGTGGCACTAA
- the emrA gene encoding multidrug efflux MFS transporter periplasmic adaptor subunit EmrA, whose product MSANAENTTPQQPANKKGKRKSALLLLTLLFIIIAVAYGIYWFLVLRHAEETDDAYVAGNQVQIMAQVSGSVTKVWADNTDFVQQGDVLVTLDPTDAQQAFEKAQTELASSVRQTRQLMINSKQLQASIDVQKTALAQAQSDLNRRVPLGTANLIGREELQHARDAVASAQAQLDVAIQQYNANQAMVLGTNLENQPAVKQAATEVRNAWLALERTKIVSPMTGYVSRRSVQPGAQISPTTPLMAVVPANNLWVDANFKETQLAHMRIGQTATVISDIYGDDVKYTGKVVGLDMGTGSAFSLLPAQNATGNWIKVVQRLPVRIELDPKQLADHPLRIGLSTLVTVDTENREGQILASQVRSSPAYESNAREISLDPVNKLIDDIVKANAG is encoded by the coding sequence ATGAGCGCAAATGCGGAGAACACAACCCCGCAGCAACCGGCCAACAAGAAAGGCAAACGTAAGAGCGCCCTTCTTCTGCTGACCTTGCTCTTTATCATTATTGCTGTGGCATATGGGATCTATTGGTTTTTAGTATTGCGTCATGCTGAAGAAACAGACGATGCATACGTGGCAGGAAACCAGGTACAAATTATGGCGCAGGTGTCGGGCAGCGTGACGAAAGTCTGGGCTGACAATACCGACTTTGTGCAACAAGGGGATGTGCTGGTCACGCTTGACCCGACCGATGCCCAGCAGGCATTTGAAAAAGCGCAGACAGAACTGGCATCCAGCGTCCGTCAAACCCGCCAGTTGATGATCAACAGTAAGCAACTCCAGGCCAGCATCGATGTGCAGAAAACTGCACTGGCGCAGGCACAAAGCGACCTGAATCGTCGTGTACCTCTCGGTACTGCCAACCTGATTGGTCGTGAAGAGCTGCAACACGCCCGCGATGCCGTTGCCAGCGCCCAGGCGCAGCTGGATGTTGCTATTCAGCAGTACAACGCCAATCAGGCGATGGTTCTGGGGACTAACCTGGAAAACCAGCCTGCGGTAAAACAGGCCGCGACCGAAGTGCGTAACGCCTGGCTTGCGCTGGAGCGTACAAAGATTGTCAGCCCGATGACCGGCTATGTCTCGCGTCGTTCCGTACAGCCTGGCGCGCAGATTAGCCCAACCACTCCGCTGATGGCGGTAGTACCGGCTAACAATCTGTGGGTGGATGCTAACTTCAAAGAGACGCAGCTTGCGCATATGCGTATTGGCCAGACGGCGACCGTCATCAGCGACATCTACGGTGACGACGTGAAGTACACCGGTAAAGTGGTCGGTCTTGATATGGGTACGGGTAGCGCATTTTCCCTGCTGCCTGCGCAGAACGCCACCGGCAACTGGATCAAAGTGGTTCAGCGCTTACCTGTACGTATCGAGCTGGATCCTAAACAGCTGGCAGACCATCCGCTGCGTATCGGCCTGTCTACGCTGGTAACGGTTGATACCGAAAACCGCGAAGGTCAGATCCTGGCAAGCCAGGTGCGAAGCAGTCCGGCTTATGAAAGTAACGCCCGTGAAATTAGCCTCGATCCGGTCAACAAGCTGATCGATGACATCGTGAAAGCAAACGCCGGTTAA
- a CDS encoding helix-turn-helix transcriptional regulator, whose amino-acid sequence MTTTTTFSFTHRPLVPFAHDYVHGASEPWHQHDCAQLLHSLSGVVRVDTASGCWVVPPGRGVWLPAGTPHAIRITGNVAARTLFIDPLARADLPASCQIVQISALLRELILTSLTLPESYAPGSRDERVYELILDEIRIMPVLPFHLPEPESEALRNLCQKIRQTPGESWSSSQAASILGMSERTLNRHFQQQTGLSYSEWVRRARLMEALLRLAQGQPVLRVALDLGYGSHSAFTAMFRRVMGISPSDYFRND is encoded by the coding sequence ATGACCACCACCACAACCTTCTCTTTTACCCATCGTCCACTTGTTCCCTTTGCGCATGACTATGTTCATGGCGCCAGCGAGCCGTGGCATCAGCACGACTGCGCCCAGCTGTTGCACAGCCTGAGTGGTGTGGTGAGGGTAGATACCGCATCGGGTTGTTGGGTCGTACCTCCCGGGCGTGGCGTCTGGCTACCGGCCGGCACACCGCACGCGATTCGCATTACGGGCAATGTCGCGGCGCGAACGCTGTTTATCGATCCGCTGGCGCGAGCCGATCTCCCTGCGTCGTGTCAGATCGTGCAGATCTCTGCGCTATTACGTGAACTGATCCTCACCTCCCTTACGCTTCCCGAATCCTACGCGCCCGGCAGCCGGGATGAGCGGGTATATGAACTGATCCTGGATGAAATTCGCATTATGCCGGTGCTGCCGTTTCACCTGCCGGAGCCGGAAAGTGAAGCTTTACGCAACCTGTGCCAGAAAATCCGGCAAACGCCGGGAGAAAGCTGGAGCAGCAGCCAGGCTGCGAGCATTCTGGGGATGAGCGAGCGCACCCTTAACCGCCATTTCCAGCAGCAGACCGGGTTAAGCTATAGCGAATGGGTGAGAAGGGCGCGTCTCATGGAGGCGTTGCTGCGTCTGGCACAAGGCCAGCCGGTGTTGCGCGTTGCGCTGGACCTGGGATACGGCAGCCACAGCGCATTTACGGCGATGTTTCGCCGGGTGATGGGGATATCACCCAGCGATTATTTCAGGAACGACTAA
- the luxS gene encoding S-ribosylhomocysteine lyase produces the protein MPLLDSFTVDHTRMEAPAVRVAKTMHTPHGDTITVFDLRFCVPNKEVMPEKGIHTLEHLFAGFMRDHLNGNGVEIIDISPMGCRTGFYMSLIGVPEETRVADAWKAAMQDVLKVKEQNQIPELNVYQCGTYQMHSLEEAQEIARHIIERDVRVNSNEELALPKDKLQELHI, from the coding sequence ATGCCGTTATTAGATAGCTTTACTGTCGACCATACCCGTATGGAAGCACCTGCTGTACGTGTGGCGAAGACCATGCATACCCCGCACGGCGACACGATCACCGTATTCGATCTGCGCTTCTGCGTGCCAAACAAAGAAGTGATGCCTGAGAAAGGTATTCACACTCTGGAGCACCTGTTTGCTGGTTTTATGCGTGATCACCTGAATGGCAACGGTGTTGAGATTATCGACATCTCCCCAATGGGTTGCCGTACCGGTTTCTACATGAGCCTGATTGGTGTGCCGGAAGAAACCCGCGTTGCAGATGCGTGGAAAGCGGCAATGCAGGACGTGCTGAAAGTTAAAGAGCAGAACCAGATCCCTGAGCTGAACGTCTACCAGTGTGGCACCTACCAGATGCACTCTCTGGAAGAAGCACAAGAGATCGCGCGTCATATTATCGAACGTGATGTTCGCGTAAACAGCAACGAAGAGCTGGCCCTGCCGAAAGACAAATTGCAGGAACTGCACATCTAG
- the leuA gene encoding 2-isopropylmalate synthase has protein sequence MLNTPADKYRPYPAISLPDRRWPEQRITHAPRWLSTDLRDGNQALAEPMDSARKLQFWDLLLSCGFKEIEVAFPSASQTDFNFVRQLIDENRIPDDVSIQVLTQAREDLIFRTFESLKGARQATVHLYNATAPLFRRLVFGMEKAQIVELATRSTRLIRKLCEENPETRWQYEYSPETFCFTEPEFALEICEAVAEIWQPCAERPMVINLPATVEVSTPNVYADQIEYFCRHFSRRSDVCISVHPHNDRGTGVASAELAVMAGADRVEGCLFGNGERTGNVCLVTLAMNLYSQGVSPNLDFSDMNRVVEVVENCNQLPVHPRHPWAGRLAYTAFSGSHQDAIKKGFDARKPDERWEMPYLPVDPQDIGCTYEAVIRVNSQSGKSGSAWLIEQNHGLKLPRALQQDFSQHVQQETDNHGKEMTQNALWQLFRSRYGLVATPRFTLQTYRSESQHDGLLRLTATVATGGGTRQLEGQGNGQLSAAVNGLSRWLNTPFVIKDYHEHSLGERSDSRSVAYIRCLFQDGSSRWGVGIDSDVARASIQALFNAVG, from the coding sequence ATGCTGAATACACCCGCCGACAAATACCGACCCTATCCCGCTATTTCCCTTCCCGACCGTCGCTGGCCGGAGCAACGTATCACCCATGCCCCACGCTGGCTTTCCACCGATTTACGTGACGGCAACCAGGCGCTTGCCGAGCCAATGGACAGCGCACGTAAGCTGCAATTCTGGGATCTGCTGCTGAGCTGTGGATTTAAAGAGATTGAAGTGGCCTTCCCGTCGGCCTCGCAGACCGACTTTAACTTTGTCCGCCAGCTGATTGACGAAAACCGCATCCCGGATGACGTCAGCATTCAGGTATTAACCCAGGCGCGGGAAGACTTGATCTTTCGCACCTTCGAATCCCTGAAAGGCGCGCGTCAGGCTACGGTGCATCTTTATAACGCCACCGCCCCGCTGTTCCGCCGCCTGGTGTTTGGCATGGAAAAAGCGCAAATCGTTGAGCTGGCAACACGCTCCACGCGCCTTATCCGTAAGCTGTGTGAAGAAAACCCTGAAACCCGCTGGCAGTACGAATACTCCCCGGAAACCTTCTGCTTTACCGAGCCGGAATTTGCACTGGAAATTTGTGAAGCCGTAGCGGAGATCTGGCAGCCCTGCGCCGAACGCCCGATGGTTATCAACTTACCGGCTACCGTCGAAGTCAGCACCCCAAACGTGTATGCCGACCAGATTGAGTATTTCTGCCGTCACTTTAGCCGACGCAGCGACGTTTGCATCAGCGTTCACCCGCACAACGATCGCGGTACCGGTGTCGCCAGTGCGGAACTGGCGGTGATGGCAGGTGCCGACCGCGTGGAAGGCTGCCTGTTTGGCAATGGCGAACGCACGGGAAATGTCTGCCTGGTCACGCTGGCAATGAACCTCTACAGCCAGGGTGTTAGCCCCAATCTGGACTTCAGCGACATGAATCGCGTGGTTGAAGTGGTAGAGAACTGTAACCAGCTGCCAGTACATCCACGGCATCCGTGGGCGGGCCGTCTGGCCTATACCGCGTTTTCCGGTTCACATCAGGATGCCATCAAGAAAGGGTTTGATGCCCGTAAACCTGACGAGCGCTGGGAGATGCCCTACCTGCCTGTCGATCCGCAGGACATCGGCTGTACTTATGAAGCGGTTATCCGCGTGAACAGTCAGTCGGGTAAAAGCGGCAGCGCGTGGCTTATCGAACAGAATCACGGCCTGAAACTGCCCCGCGCGCTGCAGCAGGATTTTAGCCAGCACGTTCAGCAAGAAACGGACAACCACGGGAAAGAGATGACGCAAAACGCGCTGTGGCAGCTTTTCCGCAGCCGTTACGGGCTGGTTGCTACTCCGCGTTTCACGCTGCAAACCTATCGCAGTGAAAGCCAGCATGATGGGCTGTTACGCTTAACCGCCACGGTTGCCACCGGCGGTGGGACACGTCAGCTGGAGGGACAAGGAAATGGTCAGTTGTCGGCGGCCGTCAATGGGCTCAGCCGCTGGCTTAACACCCCGTTTGTGATTAAGGATTACCACGAGCATTCGTTGGGTGAACGCAGCGATAGCCGCTCGGTGGCGTATATCCGCTGCCTGTTCCAGGACGGCAGCAGCCGCTGGGGCGTAGGGATAGACAGTGACGTGGCGCGCGCATCCATTCAGGCGCTGTTCAATGCTGTGGGTTAG
- the gshA gene encoding glutamate--cysteine ligase: MIPDVSQALAWLENHPQALKGIQRGLERETLRVNADGSLATTGHPQVLGSALTHKWITTDFAEALLEFITPVDDDIDHMLKLLRDVHRYTARNLGDERMWPLSMPCYIEQGQEIELAQYGTSNIGRLKTLYREGLKNRYGALMQTISGVHYNFSLPMAFWQAKCGETDKEAISAGYFRLIRNYYRFGWVIPYLFGASPAICSSFLQGKPTTLPFEKTECGMYYLPYATSLRLSDLGYTNKSQSNLGITFNELHEYVAGLKRAIKTPSEEYEKIGLEKDGKRLQINSNVLQIENELYAPIRPKRVTRSGETPSDALQRGGIEYIEVRSLDINPFSPIGVDEQQVRFLDLFMVWCVLADAPEMSSDELLCTRTNWNRVILEGRKPGLTLGIGCETAQFPLAKVGKDLFRDLKRVAQTMDSVYGGDEYQKVCDQLVESFDNPELTFSARILRSMIDQGIGGTGRALGAEYREMLRQEPLEILSEAEFVAEREASLVRQKEVEAADTESFDAFLAKNA; the protein is encoded by the coding sequence TTGATCCCGGACGTATCACAGGCGCTGGCCTGGCTGGAAAACCACCCTCAGGCTCTGAAGGGTATTCAGCGTGGTCTTGAGCGAGAAACGCTGCGCGTAAACGCAGATGGCAGCTTAGCGACAACGGGCCACCCTCAGGTGTTGGGCTCGGCGCTGACACATAAATGGATCACAACTGATTTCGCCGAAGCGCTGCTGGAATTTATTACTCCAGTAGATGACGATATCGATCATATGCTGAAGTTGTTGCGTGACGTTCATCGTTATACCGCCCGTAACCTGGGTGATGAGCGTATGTGGCCGCTCAGTATGCCGTGCTATATCGAGCAGGGGCAGGAGATTGAGCTTGCTCAGTACGGCACCTCAAATATTGGCCGTCTGAAAACGCTGTATCGCGAAGGGCTGAAAAACCGCTACGGTGCGCTGATGCAGACCATCTCCGGCGTACACTACAATTTCTCTCTGCCGATGGCTTTCTGGCAGGCAAAGTGTGGTGAAACGGATAAAGAAGCGATTTCAGCGGGTTATTTCCGCTTGATCCGCAACTATTACCGTTTTGGCTGGGTCATTCCTTATCTGTTCGGTGCTTCGCCGGCTATTTGCTCGTCGTTCCTGCAAGGGAAGCCGACCACATTGCCGTTCGAGAAGACCGAATGCGGTATGTACTACTTACCGTACGCAACGTCCCTGCGCCTGAGCGATCTTGGCTATACCAATAAATCGCAAAGCAATCTCGGTATTACGTTTAACGAATTGCATGAATATGTGGCAGGATTGAAGCGGGCGATCAAAACGCCGTCCGAAGAGTACGAAAAAATCGGCCTCGAAAAAGACGGTAAACGCCTGCAAATCAACAGTAATGTTCTACAGATTGAGAACGAACTGTATGCGCCAATTCGTCCTAAGCGCGTGACGCGAAGCGGTGAAACGCCGTCTGATGCATTGCAGCGTGGGGGGATCGAATACATCGAAGTGCGTTCACTGGACATCAACCCGTTCTCGCCAATTGGCGTGGATGAGCAGCAGGTTCGCTTCCTCGATCTGTTTATGGTCTGGTGCGTGCTGGCGGATGCGCCGGAAATGAGTTCTGACGAACTGCTTTGTACCCGTACTAACTGGAATCGCGTGATTCTGGAAGGGCGCAAGCCGGGTCTGACGCTGGGTATCGGCTGTGAAACGGCGCAATTCCCGCTGGCTAAAGTGGGTAAAGATCTGTTCCGCGACCTGAAGCGCGTCGCGCAGACGATGGATAGCGTTTACGGCGGTGATGAGTATCAGAAAGTGTGCGATCAGCTGGTTGAAAGCTTTGATAACCCAGAACTGACGTTCTCTGCGCGTATTTTGCGTTCTATGATTGATCAGGGTATTGGTGGTACAGGGCGCGCGCTGGGCGCAGAATACCGTGAAATGTTGCGGCAGGAACCGTTAGAGATCCTGAGCGAAGCGGAATTTGTTGCTGAGCGGGAAGCATCACTGGTGCGTCAGAAAGAGGTGGAAGCGGCAGATACTGAGTCGTTTGATGCATTTCTGGCGAAGAACGCCTGA
- the emrB gene encoding multidrug efflux MFS transporter permease subunit EmrB — translation MQRQQPQKPLEGAQLVIMTIALSLATFMQVLDSTIANVAIPTIAGNLGSSLSQGTWVITSFGVANAISIPITGWLAKRVGEVKLFLWSTIAFVIASWACGMSTSLTMLIFFRVIQGIVAGPLIPLSQSLLLNNYPPAKRSIALALWSMTVIVAPICGPILGGYISDNYHWGWIFFINVPIGAIVVMMTLQSLRGRETRTEQRRIDSVGLALLILGIGSLQVMLDQGKELDWFNSREIIILTVVAVVSLSFLIVWELTDDNPIVDLSLFKSRNFTIGCLCISLAYMLYFGAIVLLPQLLQEVYGYTATWAGLASAPVGLIPVLLSPIIGRFAHKLDMRRLVTFSFIMYAVCFYWRAYTFEPGMDFGASAWPQFIQGFAVACFFMPLTTITLSGLPPERMAAASSLSNFTRTLAGSIGTSITTTLWTNRESMHHAQLTEAVNPFNPNAQQMYSQLEGMGMTEQQASGWIAQQITNQGLIISANEIFWISAGIFIVLLGLVWFAKPPFGAGSGGGGAH, via the coding sequence ATGCAACGGCAACAACCGCAAAAACCGCTGGAAGGCGCGCAACTGGTCATTATGACCATTGCGCTGTCACTGGCGACATTCATGCAGGTGCTGGACTCCACCATCGCGAACGTGGCAATTCCGACGATTGCCGGGAACCTGGGCTCGTCACTGAGCCAGGGGACGTGGGTTATTACCTCATTCGGGGTGGCAAACGCCATCTCGATCCCCATTACCGGCTGGCTGGCAAAGCGTGTTGGTGAGGTGAAGCTGTTCCTCTGGTCTACCATCGCCTTCGTCATCGCATCCTGGGCGTGTGGCATGTCCACCAGCCTGACGATGCTGATTTTCTTCCGCGTCATTCAGGGTATTGTGGCCGGGCCGTTGATTCCGCTGTCGCAGAGTTTACTGCTGAACAACTACCCACCTGCCAAACGCTCAATCGCGCTGGCGCTGTGGTCGATGACGGTGATCGTCGCGCCGATTTGCGGCCCTATCCTGGGCGGCTATATCAGCGATAACTATCACTGGGGCTGGATCTTCTTTATCAACGTACCGATTGGCGCCATCGTGGTCATGATGACGTTGCAGTCGCTACGTGGCAGAGAAACGCGAACCGAACAGCGGCGTATTGACAGTGTAGGCCTGGCGTTATTGATCCTCGGTATCGGTAGTCTTCAGGTTATGCTCGACCAGGGGAAAGAGCTGGACTGGTTCAACTCCCGGGAGATAATCATCCTGACGGTTGTTGCGGTGGTATCGCTAAGCTTCCTGATTGTCTGGGAGTTGACCGACGATAACCCGATAGTCGACCTGTCGCTGTTTAAGTCGCGAAACTTCACCATAGGCTGTCTGTGTATTAGCCTTGCCTACATGCTCTACTTCGGTGCCATTGTTCTGCTACCGCAGTTGTTGCAGGAGGTATATGGCTACACCGCCACCTGGGCGGGTCTGGCCTCTGCGCCAGTTGGGTTGATTCCGGTCCTGCTGTCGCCGATTATCGGCCGTTTCGCCCACAAGCTCGACATGCGCAGGCTGGTGACATTCAGCTTTATCATGTACGCCGTGTGCTTCTACTGGCGTGCGTATACGTTCGAACCGGGAATGGACTTTGGCGCTTCTGCGTGGCCGCAGTTTATTCAGGGCTTTGCGGTGGCGTGCTTCTTTATGCCACTGACCACCATCACGCTTTCCGGCTTACCGCCTGAGCGCATGGCGGCGGCATCGAGCCTGTCGAACTTTACCCGTACGCTGGCAGGCTCCATCGGGACGTCGATCACCACGACGCTGTGGACTAACCGTGAATCGATGCACCATGCGCAATTGACCGAAGCGGTGAACCCGTTCAACCCTAATGCTCAACAGATGTATAGCCAACTTGAGGGCATGGGGATGACGGAGCAGCAGGCTTCCGGCTGGATAGCCCAGCAGATAACCAACCAGGGTCTGATAATCTCGGCAAACGAGATTTTCTGGATATCGGCGGGGATCTTTATTGTTCTGCTGGGGCTGGTGTGGTTTGCCAAACCACCGTTTGGTGCCGGTAGCGGCGGCGGTGGGGCGCACTAG